A stretch of the Chitiniphilus purpureus genome encodes the following:
- a CDS encoding chitinase C-terminal domain-containing protein, translated as MSTSRLSLALLPAMLAVAYSYAASPAWQEGNTYTAGTKVSYSGREYEALVTHVAYVGANWNPASTPTLWKDLGVSTGTPTPTPVAPTPTPVAPTPTPVVPTPTPVAPTPTPTVTPTPATPTPSTCHQVWSASAVYSGGARVTHNGVNYEAKWWTQGDNPAQSGDWGVWKNLGNCGTGVTPTPTPTPPTPTPTPTPPTPTPTPTPPTPTPTPTPPTPTPTPTPPTPTPTPTPPTPTPTPTPTPGTDCRPDGLEPSGVANVPYCKAYDADGREVLANGLKRRVIGYFTNWRTGKNGLPAYLASNIPWTSLSHINYAFAHVDSSNRISVGENNPGNASTDMEWPGVPGAEMDPQLPYKGHFNLLNKYKKLNPGVKTLVSVGGWAETGGYFDANGNRVSSGGFYSMTTNANGSINTAGINAFADSVVTFLKKYNFDGVDIDYEYPTTMANAGNPLDWSVSSPRLAGLQASYRELLKVLRAKLDAASVADGRYYMLTIASPSSGYLLRGMETYQSVKYLDYVNMMTYDLHGAWNEFVGPNAALFDDGKDAELAKWSVYTTAQYGGIGYLNSDWAYRYFRGSLPSGRINVGMPFYTRGWKNVSGGTNGLWGSAPSSVCDVGLTPPCGNGASGIDNIWHDLDAQGKELGAGSNPMWHAKNLEKGIAGDYLPMYKLSAADITGTYTRFYDATLVAPWLWNADKKVFLSTEDEQSIQKKAEWINSNGIGGAMFWELAGDYDWDGNKTNLNGTKGQYVQGSTLTRLLAQNFQKATPYGNKRAKRAMPAQAVNLEFAVTEFKLGDQNYPINPKLKITNKGTTAIPGGSKVEFNYPVSAPNNMSDQSGTGLRVTASEHTGPNVGGFKGDFHTASFTLPSWQAIAPGATIDVALNYYLPISGPSNYVVTIGGKEYAVAQEYPNLPVATLQ; from the coding sequence ATGTCGACCTCTCGACTGTCGCTAGCGCTCCTTCCTGCCATGCTGGCAGTCGCATATTCCTATGCGGCTTCCCCTGCCTGGCAAGAAGGCAATACCTATACCGCCGGCACCAAGGTGAGCTATTCGGGCCGCGAATATGAGGCTCTGGTAACCCACGTCGCCTATGTGGGCGCCAACTGGAACCCGGCTTCCACGCCGACACTGTGGAAGGACCTGGGCGTATCGACTGGCACCCCGACCCCGACTCCGGTGGCTCCGACCCCGACGCCGGTGGCCCCGACCCCGACCCCGGTCGTGCCGACCCCGACGCCGGTTGCCCCGACTCCGACTCCGACGGTGACCCCGACCCCGGCCACGCCGACACCGTCGACCTGCCACCAGGTATGGTCTGCCTCCGCTGTCTACAGCGGCGGCGCCCGCGTGACCCATAATGGCGTCAACTACGAAGCCAAGTGGTGGACCCAGGGCGACAACCCGGCACAATCCGGTGACTGGGGCGTTTGGAAGAACCTCGGCAACTGTGGCACCGGGGTGACCCCGACGCCGACGCCCACACCGCCGACGCCGACGCCGACTCCCACGCCGCCGACGCCGACGCCGACTCCCACGCCGCCGACCCCGACGCCGACGCCCACACCGCCGACGCCGACCCCGACGCCCACACCGCCCACTCCGACGCCGACTCCCACGCCGCCGACGCCCACGCCGACCCCGACCCCGACCCCGGGCACCGACTGCCGTCCGGACGGACTCGAGCCTTCCGGCGTGGCCAATGTGCCGTACTGCAAAGCCTACGATGCCGATGGCCGCGAAGTGCTGGCCAACGGGCTGAAGCGCCGCGTGATCGGCTACTTCACCAACTGGCGTACCGGCAAGAACGGCCTGCCCGCCTACCTCGCCTCGAATATTCCGTGGACCTCGCTGTCGCACATCAACTATGCGTTCGCGCACGTTGACAGCAGCAACCGCATCTCGGTTGGCGAAAACAACCCGGGCAATGCATCCACCGATATGGAATGGCCGGGCGTGCCGGGTGCCGAGATGGATCCGCAACTGCCGTACAAGGGCCACTTCAACCTCTTGAACAAGTACAAGAAGCTGAATCCTGGCGTGAAGACGCTGGTCTCGGTGGGCGGCTGGGCTGAAACCGGCGGCTACTTCGATGCCAACGGCAACCGCGTGTCCTCCGGTGGCTTCTACAGCATGACCACCAATGCCAACGGCAGCATCAACACCGCCGGCATCAATGCCTTCGCTGATTCCGTGGTCACCTTCCTGAAGAAGTACAACTTCGACGGCGTGGATATCGACTACGAATATCCGACCACCATGGCCAACGCCGGCAACCCGCTGGACTGGTCGGTGTCGTCGCCGCGTCTGGCTGGCCTGCAAGCGTCCTACCGCGAGCTGCTGAAGGTGCTGCGTGCCAAGCTGGATGCCGCCTCGGTGGCCGATGGCCGGTACTACATGCTGACCATCGCCTCGCCGTCCTCGGGTTACCTGCTGCGCGGCATGGAAACCTACCAGAGCGTGAAGTACCTCGATTACGTCAACATGATGACGTATGACCTGCATGGCGCCTGGAACGAGTTCGTCGGCCCGAACGCTGCACTGTTCGACGACGGCAAGGATGCCGAGCTTGCCAAGTGGTCGGTGTATACCACCGCCCAATACGGCGGCATCGGTTACCTGAACTCCGATTGGGCCTATCGCTACTTCCGCGGCAGCCTGCCGTCCGGCCGGATCAACGTCGGTATGCCGTTCTACACCCGCGGCTGGAAGAACGTCAGCGGCGGTACCAACGGTCTGTGGGGTTCCGCGCCGTCGTCCGTCTGCGACGTGGGTCTGACCCCGCCGTGCGGCAACGGTGCTTCCGGCATCGACAACATCTGGCACGATCTGGACGCGCAGGGCAAGGAACTGGGCGCCGGCTCCAACCCGATGTGGCACGCCAAGAACCTGGAGAAGGGCATCGCGGGTGACTACCTGCCGATGTACAAGCTCAGCGCCGCCGACATCACCGGCACCTACACCCGCTTCTACGATGCGACCCTGGTTGCGCCGTGGCTGTGGAATGCCGACAAGAAGGTGTTCCTCTCGACCGAGGATGAGCAGTCCATCCAGAAGAAGGCCGAGTGGATCAACAGCAACGGCATCGGTGGTGCGATGTTCTGGGAACTGGCTGGTGACTACGATTGGGACGGCAACAAGACCAATCTGAACGGCACCAAGGGCCAGTACGTCCAGGGTTCGACGCTGACCCGCCTCTTGGCGCAGAACTTCCAGAAGGCGACCCCGTACGGCAACAAGCGCGCCAAGCGTGCGATGCCGGCACAGGCCGTCAACCTGGAGTTCGCGGTGACCGAGTTCAAGCTGGGCGATCAGAACTACCCGATCAACCCCAAGCTGAAGATCACCAACAAGGGCACCACGGCGATCCCGGGCGGCTCCAAGGTCGAGTTCAACTACCCGGTCTCCGCGCCGAACAACATGTCCGATCAGTCCGGTACCGGCCTGCGCGTGACGGCTTCGGAGCATACCGGTCCGAACGTTGGCGGCTTCAAGGGTGACTTCCACACGGCATCGTTCACGCTGCCGAGCTGGCAAGCGATCGCCCCGGGTGCCACGATCGACGTAGCCCTCAACTACTACCTGCCGATTTCCGGCCCGTCCAACTACGTAGTGACGATTGGCGGCAAGGAATACGCAGTTGCGCAGGAATATCCGAACCTGCCGGTGGCCACGCTGCAGTAA
- a CDS encoding 6-pyruvoyl trahydropterin synthase family protein produces the protein MLIRKLYKFESAHIVRNCSSDRCSRSIHGHSYKVEVLLEAHALDHGQMVYDFGLMKGTIKDAIDAFDHAICYWDRDDAEYIRLCQQFSARWIALPVSPSAEQFARLFFVVIDALLRQTDMCNGESPDVRLHSVIAHETDTGYAQAFREDAYNARMGEIQLADIVFSEQVRAEWRDPRMMARLLAGERFANPAATLQIRP, from the coding sequence ATGTTGATTCGCAAGCTGTACAAGTTCGAAAGTGCGCACATCGTGCGCAATTGCTCCAGTGACCGGTGCAGCCGCTCCATCCACGGGCACAGCTACAAGGTGGAGGTGTTGCTGGAGGCGCATGCGCTGGATCACGGGCAGATGGTGTATGACTTCGGCCTGATGAAGGGCACGATCAAGGACGCCATCGATGCCTTCGATCATGCGATCTGCTATTGGGATCGTGACGATGCGGAATACATCCGGTTATGCCAGCAGTTCTCGGCACGCTGGATCGCCCTGCCCGTCTCGCCATCGGCGGAGCAGTTCGCAAGGCTGTTCTTTGTCGTGATCGACGCCCTGCTGCGCCAGACCGACATGTGCAACGGCGAGAGTCCGGATGTGCGGCTGCACTCGGTGATCGCCCATGAAACCGATACCGGCTATGCGCAGGCCTTCCGCGAAGACGCATACAACGCGCGGATGGGCGAGATCCAGCTGGCCGACATCGTGTTCTCGGAGCAGGTCAGGGCGGAATGGCGCGATCCGCGGATGATGGCGCGGCTGCTGGCCGGCGAGCGTTTTGCCAATCCGGCCGCGACACTGCAGATCCGCCCTTAG
- a CDS encoding VanZ family protein, which yields MRSFPPVSYLAGHLPPSRLSRYFLACYLLIILLLSFYPFSGWHYNGEPVLAFYRYPLPYYFTFFDNFANVLAYVPLGLALVLSWRRRWYAWPLAVLSGTGLSAAVEFAQQFLPDRVASNLDILANGCGAVIGATLGLVVGSRRWQRRWLVLRHHFLAPGALGEWSLAWLGLWYVTQLDPSVPFLGVVVEAVALPQPFISPLSDARLFLDLLESSGVALHLIGVALFVSILVRYQRQVVPAMTLALGIGLLIKLFFAGVMLKRAEFFAWINLNVLIGAGGGIVVLAACARLNRRLRALLGALASAAALGVSWAWPLAAQLSATLALFRWQYGHLQHFSGMAALIGDLWPYGAIVLMVAVAATRSEA from the coding sequence ATGCGCTCCTTTCCTCCCGTCAGCTATCTTGCAGGCCATCTCCCGCCATCGCGCCTGTCCCGCTATTTCCTCGCCTGCTATCTGCTGATCATCCTGCTGTTGAGCTTCTATCCGTTCTCCGGATGGCACTACAACGGCGAGCCGGTGCTGGCGTTCTATCGCTATCCGCTGCCGTACTACTTCACGTTCTTCGACAACTTCGCCAACGTGCTGGCATATGTGCCGCTGGGTCTGGCACTGGTGCTGTCGTGGCGCCGGCGCTGGTATGCCTGGCCATTGGCAGTGCTGAGCGGCACCGGCCTTTCGGCCGCGGTCGAGTTCGCCCAGCAATTCCTGCCGGACCGTGTCGCCTCCAACCTGGACATCCTGGCCAACGGCTGCGGTGCGGTGATCGGCGCCACGCTCGGCTTGGTGGTCGGCAGCCGGCGCTGGCAGCGGCGCTGGCTGGTGCTGCGCCACCATTTCCTGGCACCCGGCGCACTGGGCGAGTGGAGCCTCGCGTGGCTGGGCCTGTGGTATGTGACGCAGCTTGATCCCTCGGTGCCGTTCCTTGGCGTGGTGGTCGAGGCCGTGGCGCTGCCGCAGCCGTTCATCTCGCCGCTGTCGGATGCGCGCCTGTTCCTCGATCTGCTCGAAAGCAGCGGCGTGGCCTTGCACCTGATCGGTGTGGCGTTGTTTGTCTCCATCCTGGTGCGGTATCAGCGGCAGGTGGTACCGGCCATGACGTTGGCGCTCGGCATCGGTCTGCTGATCAAGCTGTTCTTCGCCGGGGTGATGCTCAAGCGTGCCGAGTTCTTTGCCTGGATCAATCTCAATGTGCTGATCGGCGCAGGCGGCGGCATCGTGGTGCTGGCGGCCTGCGCGCGGCTGAACCGGCGATTGCGCGCGTTGCTGGGGGCGCTGGCTTCGGCCGCTGCGCTCGGCGTGAGCTGGGCCTGGCCGTTGGCTGCGCAGCTGTCGGCCACGTTGGCGCTGTTCCGCTGGCAGTACGGGCACCTGCAGCATTTCAGCGGGATGGCCGCCTTGATCGGCGATCTGTGGCCATACGGCGCGATCGTGCTGATGGTGGCGGTGGCTGCAACGCGCAGCGAGGCGTAG
- a CDS encoding polyamine ABC transporter substrate-binding protein, which translates to MKKLLLALSLFAGLAQAEEVLHVYNWNNYIAPETVKRFEKECKCRVVQDYYGAMEEMLAKFAAGAKGYDIVVPTGFAISPLVKQNLVQPLDKSKLPNIKNVNAAFMNTQFDKGNRFSVPYAFTTTLVGYNDKKIKELGLNPASWAIIFDPKVLAKIKGKVTVLDDSRELFAAALMYNGYSANSSNPAEWKKAADTIKQAKPYWAAFNTQSYIKELTVGNIWVAHGYSNDMFQANLDAKAAKRPFGIGYGLQKEGNTLSLDSMMVLRSAPRPDLAHKFINFMLDGKNSSELTNMIGSGNPNSAAAPFVQPEIKKISAVFPDAAAMKGLQQLNDVQGKQLRDMSRLWTEVKTAK; encoded by the coding sequence ATGAAAAAGCTGCTTCTGGCACTGTCGTTGTTCGCCGGCCTGGCCCAGGCCGAAGAGGTGCTGCACGTCTACAACTGGAATAACTACATCGCGCCGGAGACGGTCAAGCGCTTCGAGAAGGAGTGCAAGTGCCGCGTGGTGCAGGACTATTACGGGGCGATGGAGGAAATGCTGGCCAAGTTCGCCGCTGGCGCCAAGGGCTACGACATCGTCGTACCCACCGGCTTCGCAATATCGCCGCTGGTCAAGCAGAACCTGGTGCAACCGCTCGACAAATCCAAGCTGCCCAATATCAAGAACGTCAACGCCGCGTTCATGAACACGCAGTTCGACAAGGGCAACCGCTTCTCGGTGCCGTACGCCTTCACCACCACGCTGGTGGGCTACAACGACAAGAAGATCAAGGAGCTGGGCCTGAACCCTGCTTCGTGGGCCATCATCTTCGATCCGAAGGTGCTCGCCAAGATCAAGGGCAAGGTCACCGTGCTCGACGACAGCCGCGAGCTGTTTGCCGCCGCGCTGATGTACAACGGCTACTCCGCCAATTCAAGCAATCCTGCCGAATGGAAGAAGGCCGCCGACACCATCAAGCAGGCCAAGCCGTACTGGGCCGCCTTCAACACCCAGAGCTACATCAAGGAGCTGACCGTAGGCAACATCTGGGTGGCGCACGGCTATTCGAACGACATGTTCCAGGCCAATCTCGATGCCAAGGCCGCCAAGCGCCCGTTCGGCATCGGCTACGGGCTGCAGAAGGAAGGCAACACCTTGTCGCTCGACAGCATGATGGTGCTCAGGAGCGCACCGCGCCCCGATCTTGCGCATAAGTTCATCAACTTCATGCTCGATGGCAAGAACTCGTCGGAGCTGACCAACATGATCGGCTCGGGCAATCCGAACAGCGCCGCCGCCCCGTTTGTGCAGCCGGAGATCAAGAAGATCAGCGCGGTGTTCCCGGATGCGGCCGCGATGAAGGGGCTGCAGCAGCTCAACGATGTGCAGGGCAAGCAACTGCGCGATATGAGCCGGCTGTGGACCGAGGTCAAGACCGCGAAGTGA
- a CDS encoding ABC transporter permease, producing MKKVSPWVWGAAALVYLFLYLPLAIVVVFSFNDSALNAEWVGFTFKWYRMLFNDPVMLEAALHTLVIGLVTCVAATVLGTLAGLAMYRWRLRLLPALVLIPIAIPEILTGVSLLIFFVMLNMTLGLVSITLSHIAFCIGFVAIVVRSRLQGMDESLVEAARDLGASPLTAFRAVTLPLIMPGIIAGALMAFTLSIDDFVISFFTAGVGSNTLPLEIYSRVKVPMKLNPEVNAVSTLLMLLTLSLIMIVSKVAPSALRAQ from the coding sequence ATGAAGAAAGTCTCCCCGTGGGTCTGGGGCGCCGCGGCGCTGGTGTATCTGTTCCTGTATCTGCCGCTGGCCATCGTGGTGGTGTTCTCGTTCAACGATTCGGCGCTGAATGCCGAGTGGGTCGGCTTCACCTTCAAATGGTATCGGATGCTGTTCAACGATCCGGTGATGCTCGAAGCCGCGCTGCATACGCTCGTGATCGGGCTGGTCACCTGCGTGGCGGCGACGGTGCTCGGCACGCTGGCGGGGCTTGCGATGTACCGGTGGCGGCTGCGCCTGCTGCCCGCGCTGGTACTCATCCCGATCGCCATCCCCGAAATCCTGACTGGCGTGAGCCTGCTGATCTTCTTCGTCATGCTCAACATGACGCTGGGTCTCGTGTCGATCACGCTGTCGCACATTGCCTTCTGCATCGGCTTTGTCGCCATCGTGGTCCGCTCGCGGCTGCAGGGGATGGACGAGTCGCTGGTCGAGGCGGCGCGCGACCTGGGCGCGAGCCCGCTCACCGCCTTCCGCGCGGTGACGCTGCCGCTGATCATGCCCGGCATCATCGCTGGTGCGCTGATGGCGTTCACGCTGTCGATCGACGATTTCGTGATCTCGTTCTTCACCGCCGGGGTCGGCTCCAACACCCTGCCGCTGGAAATCTATTCGCGCGTCAAGGTGCCGATGAAGCTCAATCCGGAGGTGAACGCGGTGTCGACCCTGCTGATGCTGCTCACGCTCTCGCTGATCATGATCGTGAGCAAGGTGGCGCCTTCGGCGCTGCGCGCGCAATAG